The Candidatus Koribacter versatilis Ellin345 genome has a segment encoding these proteins:
- a CDS encoding phosphotransferase produces the protein MKIGELIRYEPFGERFEETTARFLKARFGGDWKVRWSPGRVGTVPGAQQWLVNYEINSVFHPTARANVFDVVRREFSSSPVRWKRPLQRMYFGASVSKVFAPGMAHARVDISPAVPDPQKWLIVPGTHKVRYIDTEERRVYCHLKHGSRMDRFAKEIEARRSASGAGVAVPGIVGELGEECVIEEMVVGTPLNRLSDAKLQQDCVLQAKSSMQPLYDATVCQEQQSEYAKRLSGEIAAAVAGTRIVASLRDTILSAVENIQDCLQDPSVVQTVQSHGDFQPANILWDGQRVWIIDWEYSGRRQRDYDALVYALQSRFARGIAARTRVYLKGIATRERAEAVARIRCFLLEEFAFRCEELTAATHEVIAPTFLELLEEAEEMLVVLSEEENAGKSKVSVFQTNGAVS, from the coding sequence TTGAAGATCGGGGAACTCATCCGGTACGAGCCGTTTGGAGAGCGCTTCGAGGAGACGACTGCGAGGTTTTTGAAGGCACGTTTTGGTGGTGATTGGAAAGTGCGCTGGAGTCCCGGGCGCGTGGGAACGGTGCCAGGCGCGCAGCAATGGCTGGTAAATTACGAGATCAACTCGGTGTTCCATCCCACTGCGAGAGCGAATGTGTTTGATGTAGTACGCCGCGAGTTCTCGTCTAGCCCGGTACGGTGGAAGCGGCCGTTGCAGCGGATGTATTTTGGGGCATCGGTTTCGAAAGTGTTCGCGCCGGGGATGGCGCACGCGCGAGTTGATATTTCGCCGGCGGTCCCCGATCCGCAGAAATGGCTGATTGTGCCGGGGACGCACAAGGTGAGGTACATCGACACCGAAGAACGGCGTGTGTACTGCCATTTGAAGCACGGCTCTCGGATGGATCGTTTTGCGAAGGAAATCGAGGCACGAAGGTCGGCCTCGGGCGCTGGAGTGGCGGTGCCGGGGATCGTTGGCGAGCTTGGTGAAGAGTGCGTGATCGAGGAGATGGTCGTCGGGACGCCACTGAATCGGCTGTCCGACGCTAAACTGCAGCAAGATTGTGTACTGCAGGCGAAGAGTTCTATGCAGCCTCTGTACGACGCGACGGTATGCCAGGAACAGCAATCGGAATACGCGAAACGACTCTCGGGGGAGATCGCCGCAGCGGTTGCCGGTACGAGGATTGTAGCATCGCTTCGCGATACAATCCTGAGTGCGGTTGAAAACATTCAGGATTGCCTGCAAGACCCCTCGGTCGTACAAACAGTCCAGAGTCACGGCGATTTCCAGCCAGCGAACATTCTCTGGGACGGCCAGCGGGTTTGGATCATTGACTGGGAATACTCGGGGCGACGTCAGCGTGACTACGATGCGCTGGTTTACGCGTTGCAGTCGCGTTTTGCACGGGGAATCGCTGCCAGGACGCGAGTGTACTTAAAGGGAATTGCTACACGGGAGCGGGCAGAGGCTGTCGCTCGAATTCGTTGTTTCTTGCTCGAAGAGTTTGCGTTTCGCTGTGAAGAACTCACCGCCGCGACGCATGAGGTAATTGCGCCGACATTTCTCGAACTGCTCGAAGAAGCAGAGGAGATGCTCGTCGTTTTAAGCGAAGAGGAAAATGCGGGGAAATCCAAAGTATCTGTTTTTCAAACAAACGGCGCCGTTTCGTAG
- a CDS encoding dTMP kinase: MALLTFSGIDCCGKSTQIELLMEQLKSRGNAVSYMWLRLGYTPGFQGLKSLLRRVAGKKAAPAGNSPQRERFMKQGWKRRLWLYLAIGDMFWQTAVVTRWKRSADIIVICDRYLRDSEFDLAMNFPEDTVTRWWSWRLMSALAARPDVALLMDLSFEESLRRSLAKSEPFPDSEDRRRERAEMYRNSVRDGQWHVIDATRDIADIHGEIMGLVLGVDAPLVAGVGGRN; this comes from the coding sequence ATGGCCCTCCTCACTTTTAGTGGAATCGACTGCTGCGGGAAATCGACGCAGATCGAGTTGCTCATGGAGCAATTAAAGAGTCGCGGGAATGCAGTCTCCTATATGTGGTTACGGCTTGGATATACGCCGGGGTTTCAGGGGTTGAAATCGTTGTTGCGGCGGGTTGCGGGGAAGAAGGCTGCACCAGCGGGGAACAGTCCGCAGCGAGAACGGTTCATGAAGCAGGGGTGGAAGCGTCGGCTGTGGCTGTATTTGGCGATCGGGGACATGTTTTGGCAGACGGCGGTGGTGACGCGGTGGAAGCGGTCGGCTGACATCATCGTGATTTGTGATCGCTATCTGCGGGACAGTGAATTTGATCTGGCGATGAATTTTCCCGAGGATACGGTAACGCGATGGTGGTCGTGGCGGTTGATGAGCGCGTTGGCGGCGCGTCCGGACGTGGCGCTACTGATGGATCTGTCATTCGAGGAGTCGCTGCGGCGGTCGCTGGCGAAGAGCGAACCGTTCCCTGATAGTGAGGACCGCCGGAGAGAACGGGCAGAAATGTATCGGAACTCGGTCCGGGACGGGCAGTGGCATGTGATTGACGCCACGCGAGATATCGCTGACATTCACGGCGAGATTATGGGCCTTGTACTGGGAGTGGACGCGCCGCTGGTAGCAGGCGTCGGAGGGCGCAATTGA
- a CDS encoding glycosyltransferase family 4 protein, with protein MATFRVGLNLIYLQPGRLGGTEVYARELLQEIEEQNQEFDFVLFLSPESYETVNYVSSRFRKVRVPISSQSPSKRHLLEQTILPRLIAREGIDLLHSMGYVCPLLAECKQVVTVHDMLYEVHPEYLSKLKLLFWRFFVPRSVRRSVRTIAVSQNAKEDIVKYCGVDSARVVAIHSGIRFQPPADEAQVTATLDKFGIKRPFVLAVGCGRHKRVDLIEEACRQLDVQLVVTGLPESRVVPHRTERTFYAGFVSAEDLRALYAAAEVYATASSMEGFGLTLLESMMQNTPVISSAAGSLREVGGDAILAIETPTSAALAKAISEVMLDRQLRDRLVNAGKQRLGQFTWKESARRHLDVYREVLSGSAERPMAPPSRVGVGG; from the coding sequence ATGGCGACTTTCAGAGTAGGTCTGAATCTCATTTATCTGCAACCGGGCCGGCTTGGTGGGACGGAAGTATATGCTCGCGAATTGCTGCAAGAGATCGAGGAGCAGAACCAAGAATTTGATTTCGTTCTGTTTCTGAGTCCTGAATCGTATGAGACCGTAAATTATGTTTCTTCGCGATTTCGCAAGGTACGGGTGCCGATTTCGTCACAATCTCCGTCGAAGCGGCACTTGCTCGAGCAGACGATCCTGCCTCGGTTAATTGCCCGAGAGGGAATCGACCTGCTGCACTCGATGGGGTATGTGTGTCCGCTGTTGGCTGAGTGCAAACAGGTTGTGACCGTGCACGACATGCTGTATGAGGTCCATCCAGAGTACTTGTCGAAACTGAAGTTGTTATTTTGGCGTTTTTTTGTTCCGCGATCGGTTCGCCGTTCGGTACGCACGATCGCGGTCTCGCAAAATGCAAAAGAGGACATCGTCAAGTACTGCGGAGTGGATTCTGCCAGGGTAGTCGCCATCCATTCAGGAATACGGTTTCAACCGCCTGCGGACGAGGCGCAAGTGACGGCAACGTTGGACAAGTTTGGGATTAAGCGGCCATTCGTGTTGGCTGTAGGCTGCGGCCGTCACAAGAGGGTGGATTTGATTGAGGAGGCTTGCAGACAACTGGACGTCCAGTTGGTAGTCACTGGCCTGCCTGAGAGCAGAGTAGTTCCACATAGGACGGAGCGAACGTTCTACGCAGGATTCGTTTCGGCTGAGGATCTGCGCGCGCTTTATGCCGCAGCAGAGGTCTATGCAACCGCATCGAGCATGGAAGGGTTCGGCCTGACACTGCTGGAGTCAATGATGCAAAACACTCCGGTGATCAGCTCTGCCGCGGGCTCGCTTCGAGAGGTTGGAGGCGACGCTATTCTTGCTATTGAGACCCCGACTTCCGCTGCACTGGCGAAAGCGATTTCCGAAGTTATGTTGGATCGGCAACTGCGCGATCGACTCGTGAATGCGGGGAAGCAGCGACTGGGACAGTTCACTTGGAAAGAGTCGGCCCGTCGTCATCTCGATGTTTATCGAGAGGTTCTGTCGGGTAGCGCCGAACGCCCAATGGCGCCGCCCAGCAGGGTCGGAGTTGGAGGCTGA
- a CDS encoding DmsE family decaheme c-type cytochrome, with the protein MQVGRVLRFLLWTISVVVLSLIVIRPLRASGPQEKSAAVPAPAEPAHYVGVDTCKTCHEDLYKTQFERTPHYKTTLGDGHGCESCHGPGSAHVEGGGDKSKIFSFKNVSKQEINSRCLTCHGEKQEQRHFASSVHAGSNVGCLDCHSPHQAREPEHLLVKSQPELCYSCHAAAKADFAKPYHHRVNEHLIQCADCHNVHGTTTVRQARTVANGDAACYKCHADKQGPFVYEHVPVKTEGCSSCHTPHGSTNPRLLRVSQVNLLCLQCHSFPAQGPAGPGHNQSTKYQACTMCHAAIHGSNASNVFFR; encoded by the coding sequence GTGCAGGTCGGACGAGTCTTACGATTCTTGCTGTGGACAATTTCCGTTGTCGTCCTCTCTCTCATCGTGATTCGCCCATTGCGGGCGTCAGGACCACAAGAGAAGAGCGCTGCAGTTCCGGCGCCGGCAGAGCCTGCACACTATGTCGGCGTTGACACCTGCAAGACGTGTCACGAAGACCTCTACAAGACACAGTTCGAGCGGACCCCTCACTACAAAACTACGCTGGGCGACGGCCACGGATGCGAATCCTGTCACGGGCCGGGGTCGGCGCACGTTGAGGGCGGCGGCGACAAGTCGAAGATCTTCTCTTTCAAGAATGTATCGAAGCAGGAAATCAACAGCCGGTGTCTGACCTGCCACGGAGAAAAGCAGGAACAGCGCCACTTTGCGTCATCCGTCCATGCAGGCAGCAATGTTGGCTGCCTCGACTGCCATTCGCCCCACCAGGCACGCGAGCCGGAACACCTTCTCGTAAAGAGCCAACCCGAGCTCTGCTATTCCTGCCACGCGGCCGCGAAAGCAGACTTCGCAAAGCCCTACCACCACCGCGTCAATGAGCACCTTATTCAGTGCGCAGACTGCCATAACGTTCACGGCACCACCACCGTTCGACAGGCGCGCACCGTAGCCAATGGGGACGCAGCCTGCTATAAGTGCCACGCCGACAAACAAGGTCCGTTCGTTTACGAACACGTGCCGGTAAAGACCGAAGGCTGTAGCAGCTGCCACACGCCGCACGGATCCACGAATCCGCGTTTGCTGCGCGTCAGCCAGGTGAACCTGCTATGTCTGCAATGCCACTCGTTCCCAGCGCAGGGACCCGCCGGACCGGGACATAACCAGTCCACTAAATACCAGGCGTGCACCATGTGCCACGCGGCAATTCACGGCTCCAACGCGAGCAATGTGTTCTTCCGATGA
- a CDS encoding c-type cytochrome — translation MRSRFFRIVFVLTILSTALWAADDGAALYKKKCAHCHGASGEGKPAMKAPALKGTALDAGAVADQITKGKAGSKAPHTKGISGVTDDQAKAIAAYVKGL, via the coding sequence ATGAGAAGCCGCTTTTTCCGCATCGTTTTCGTTCTGACAATTCTCTCGACCGCGCTGTGGGCAGCGGACGACGGCGCGGCCCTTTACAAGAAAAAATGCGCCCACTGTCATGGCGCCAGCGGCGAAGGCAAACCCGCTATGAAAGCCCCCGCGCTGAAGGGCACCGCACTGGATGCCGGAGCGGTCGCCGACCAGATCACAAAGGGCAAGGCCGGGAGCAAAGCACCACACACGAAGGGCATTTCCGGCGTTACCGACGATCAAGCGAAGGCCATCGCAGCCTACGTTAAAGGCCTGTAG
- a CDS encoding serine hydrolase domain-containing protein: MRKLALSLGCIALISSSFINAQNPLPQKTNKEKHPEAAPATSKVVPGESTHELDAADLEAFLDGLVPTEIARNDIAGAVVSVVKDGKIIYEKGYGYADVKTKRPVVANETLFRPGSISKLFTWTAVMQLVEQGKLDLDKEVNEYLDFKIEAAFGQPITLRNIMTHTAGFEEAVKDLITADQNGKEDLRGYVISHQPRRIYPPGKVPAYSNYATTLAGYIVQRVSGEPFDDYIEHHIYQPLHMEHATFRQPLPKGWEANVSSGYDVGSGEAKPYEFVTAFPAGSVAITADDISHFMIAHLQNGEYEGAQILQTATAQKMHSRTFSVGPRLNGMCLGFYQENRNGHTIIGHAGDTQYFHSDLHLILDSNVGFFISQNSAGKPEGGLRETVFHHFLDRYFPYTPPPTTAIASAKQDAARLAGYYMSSRRPGPNLLDALNAIGQSKVGADADGNVIIEDFKAPNGQPRKFVEVEQNLYREQDGQAQLEFFTDYSGAQSFAMDYPFMMWMKPGAVRTKPFALFTLIAPIVFFSLALVLWGVGAAARRHYDKRLNLDPVHARRHRLLMLAAALNLIFIATVVGIFSALGELGLNTSSNWLYRVIQFTALLAVVSTLIAIYNFFRPWWEQRWWWNRVYDVLFVLSAIFMTWFILEWHVLAPSLKF, encoded by the coding sequence ATGAGAAAACTCGCACTCAGTCTTGGATGTATCGCACTCATCAGTTCCAGCTTCATAAACGCGCAGAACCCGCTGCCTCAAAAGACGAACAAAGAAAAGCATCCCGAAGCCGCCCCCGCTACTTCGAAGGTAGTTCCCGGGGAATCAACACACGAACTCGACGCAGCCGACCTCGAAGCCTTTTTGGATGGGCTCGTCCCCACCGAGATCGCTCGCAACGATATCGCTGGCGCCGTGGTCTCGGTCGTAAAAGACGGCAAGATCATCTATGAGAAGGGCTACGGTTACGCCGACGTCAAGACGAAACGGCCGGTGGTAGCGAACGAAACCCTGTTTCGTCCGGGCAGCATCTCCAAGCTCTTCACCTGGACAGCTGTCATGCAGTTGGTGGAACAAGGCAAGCTGGATCTCGATAAGGAAGTAAACGAATATCTCGATTTCAAAATCGAGGCCGCGTTCGGACAGCCGATCACCCTACGTAACATCATGACCCACACCGCAGGGTTCGAAGAAGCGGTCAAAGATCTCATTACGGCAGATCAGAATGGTAAGGAAGATCTTCGCGGCTACGTCATATCGCACCAGCCGCGTCGCATCTACCCGCCGGGAAAAGTTCCGGCCTACTCCAACTACGCTACTACGCTGGCGGGCTACATCGTGCAGCGCGTCTCCGGCGAACCGTTCGACGACTACATCGAGCACCACATCTATCAGCCGCTCCACATGGAGCACGCCACTTTTCGCCAGCCTCTTCCGAAGGGCTGGGAAGCCAACGTGTCTTCCGGCTACGACGTGGGCTCGGGAGAAGCGAAGCCCTATGAGTTCGTGACCGCATTCCCTGCGGGCTCCGTTGCCATCACGGCAGACGACATCTCGCACTTCATGATTGCTCATCTGCAAAACGGCGAGTATGAAGGCGCGCAAATCCTGCAAACCGCGACCGCCCAGAAAATGCACTCGCGCACGTTCTCGGTCGGGCCGCGATTGAACGGCATGTGCCTCGGTTTCTATCAGGAAAATCGCAACGGACACACCATCATTGGCCACGCCGGCGATACCCAATACTTCCACAGCGACTTGCACCTTATTCTGGACTCGAACGTCGGGTTCTTCATCTCGCAGAATAGCGCCGGGAAACCTGAAGGTGGTTTGCGGGAAACGGTGTTCCATCATTTTCTCGATCGTTACTTCCCCTACACACCGCCGCCGACAACCGCCATCGCCTCTGCCAAACAGGACGCCGCCCGTCTCGCAGGTTATTACATGAGCAGCCGTCGCCCGGGCCCGAACTTGCTGGATGCGCTGAACGCGATTGGCCAGTCGAAGGTCGGCGCTGATGCCGACGGCAACGTCATCATCGAAGATTTCAAGGCGCCCAACGGTCAGCCCAGGAAATTTGTCGAAGTTGAGCAGAACCTCTATCGCGAGCAAGATGGCCAGGCACAGCTCGAATTCTTTACCGACTACAGCGGCGCCCAGTCGTTCGCCATGGACTATCCGTTCATGATGTGGATGAAGCCCGGTGCCGTCCGCACCAAGCCATTCGCGCTCTTCACCCTCATTGCTCCGATCGTCTTTTTCTCTCTCGCGTTGGTTCTTTGGGGAGTGGGCGCGGCAGCCCGCCGGCACTACGACAAACGTCTGAACCTCGATCCAGTCCACGCGCGCCGTCATCGGCTGCTGATGCTTGCGGCCGCGTTGAACCTTATCTTTATAGCGACGGTTGTCGGCATTTTCAGCGCCCTGGGCGAACTGGGACTGAATACCAGCAGCAACTGGCTCTATCGAGTGATCCAGTTCACTGCCTTGCTCGCGGTGGTTTCGACGCTGATCGCGATTTACAACTTCTTCCGCCCGTGGTGGGAGCAACGATGGTGGTGGAACCGTGTTTACGACGTCCTGTTCGTGCTCTCAGCGATTTTCATGACCTGGTTCATTCTGGAATGGCATGTCCTTGCGCCAAGCCTGAAGTTCTAG
- a CDS encoding TonB-dependent receptor encodes MTLFGQRMVLHIACVSLVLIGLVNTVPAQTASTGAIAGTVTDPAGAVIPNATVTATDARTGETRTTTTSNTGAYVVSLLNPGTYVLAVTKTGFKRAERPDITVHITETVADNVQMAVGSQNETVSVNDMGELLKTEDSSLGNVVDQRQVANLPLVTRNYQQILGLSPGVSAEIFNAGEIGRGGVDGALVTGGASYSDNNFQMNGVNVNDLQGSGHFSGGVSAPNPDTIEEFKVQTGQYDASFGRNAGANVNVLTKSGTNRWHGSGWEFFRNEAMNANDYFRKQTDQPRAELRQNQFGFTFGGPIVRDKLLFFTSYQGTRQNNGIDPSCSSSVTLPVLTDDRSNAGLAAAVGATTAFGGMDPYTGNPVTAANISPQAAALFNAKLSNGQYLIPNPQVIKTDPATGLPEGFSTYSVACPYHEDQFMVNLDWLQNSKSTFQERFFYADSEATSTLPQTQTVGDQVPGSPSKNPQNFRDFSLSHTYVFTSALVNQAQIGFTRNLAGTNQSFPLKYSDIGVTAPGFDDARANISVLGGFDEGGNGQTTVIAQNNYIFQDTLSWFHGRHSFRFGGNITRSQDNISEFAFAGYTIFLDYPGLMIGDGPFNPYQSVDLAGITQRGYRVWDGSLYAQDDFKVTQRLTLNLGFRYERLGDVGENAGRNANVNPSLVNPNPGAAGSLEGIIVASNFSGQIPDGVTRASNDLAINGDGQNTWNPRIGFAWMLPGSDRFVLRGGYGLYRQRITGQPYFQLETNQPWGQYRAAVGTAGFANPFGPDPGAFPQFFPYSAPVEYLPGQFAATTTLSPFALAQNLRPPLFQQYGLNLQAQITKSTVVQVGYAGSHGTHMLLYNNLNQASAASADNPVRGQTDTTLGNFYARIPYEGFGALYYDQSTGYSWYNALQVSVEHRLSHGLQFLASYTYAKDLTSVWGATTGANGGTQVGDNFNPNRDHGPDIFIRPHRFVLSYVYEIPGFHDHGWASALLSDWKVAGVTTLQSGHLLPALDVNPTNVYTQGYNYDFATMTPGCSLSKGGSVTGRLNGWIDTTCFTSAPPASADGGTGFGNTSLGLFKGPAQASSDLSLIKVFPVRRLSEAANFEFRAEAFNVFNQVNFADPDNVFTDGPSFGTITKTLSNPRILQLALKFSF; translated from the coding sequence ATGACGCTCTTCGGGCAACGTATGGTGCTGCATATCGCTTGTGTGTCGTTGGTACTCATCGGGCTCGTGAACACAGTTCCGGCCCAAACCGCTTCCACAGGCGCCATCGCCGGTACGGTGACGGATCCGGCTGGAGCCGTCATCCCGAACGCCACGGTCACGGCGACCGACGCCCGCACGGGCGAAACTCGCACCACTACAACCTCCAACACCGGCGCCTACGTGGTTTCCCTCCTTAATCCCGGCACGTATGTGTTGGCGGTCACTAAGACCGGCTTCAAGCGCGCGGAGCGGCCCGACATCACCGTCCATATCACGGAGACCGTCGCTGACAACGTCCAGATGGCAGTTGGGTCGCAGAATGAAACCGTTTCCGTGAACGATATGGGCGAACTGCTGAAGACCGAAGATAGCTCTCTTGGTAACGTCGTGGATCAGCGTCAAGTCGCGAACCTGCCCTTGGTCACGCGCAACTATCAGCAAATCCTCGGCCTATCACCGGGCGTCTCGGCTGAGATTTTCAATGCCGGCGAGATCGGTCGCGGCGGCGTGGATGGTGCTCTCGTGACCGGCGGCGCCAGTTATTCCGACAACAATTTTCAGATGAATGGCGTCAACGTCAACGACCTCCAGGGGAGCGGTCACTTCAGCGGTGGCGTGTCCGCTCCGAACCCTGACACCATCGAGGAATTCAAGGTCCAGACTGGCCAATACGACGCTTCGTTCGGACGGAACGCGGGCGCCAACGTGAACGTGCTGACGAAGTCCGGCACCAATCGCTGGCATGGCAGTGGTTGGGAGTTCTTCCGCAACGAGGCCATGAATGCCAATGATTACTTCCGCAAACAGACCGACCAGCCTCGTGCCGAGCTGCGGCAAAACCAGTTCGGTTTCACGTTTGGCGGCCCTATCGTCAGGGACAAACTTCTTTTCTTCACGTCCTATCAGGGAACGCGCCAGAACAACGGCATCGATCCGAGCTGTTCGAGCAGCGTAACGCTGCCTGTGTTGACCGATGATCGCTCCAATGCAGGGTTGGCAGCAGCCGTTGGAGCGACGACAGCGTTCGGCGGTATGGACCCGTATACCGGAAATCCAGTAACTGCGGCGAACATCAGTCCGCAGGCCGCGGCGCTCTTCAATGCGAAGCTTTCGAATGGGCAATACCTGATTCCCAACCCGCAGGTCATCAAAACCGATCCTGCGACTGGCTTGCCCGAAGGCTTTTCCACGTATAGCGTGGCGTGTCCCTATCACGAAGACCAGTTCATGGTGAACCTCGACTGGCTGCAGAACTCCAAGAGCACGTTCCAGGAACGCTTCTTCTACGCGGACAGTGAAGCGACATCCACGTTGCCGCAAACCCAGACAGTTGGCGATCAAGTTCCCGGTTCTCCCTCGAAGAACCCGCAGAACTTCCGCGATTTCTCGCTCAGCCATACCTATGTGTTCACCTCGGCACTGGTGAACCAGGCACAAATTGGATTCACCCGCAACCTGGCCGGCACCAACCAGTCGTTCCCGCTGAAATATTCCGACATTGGTGTGACTGCACCCGGATTTGACGATGCACGTGCAAACATCTCGGTGCTCGGCGGCTTCGATGAAGGCGGCAACGGCCAGACGACCGTCATCGCTCAGAACAACTACATCTTCCAGGACACGCTCTCCTGGTTCCACGGACGTCACTCGTTCCGCTTCGGCGGGAACATCACGCGTTCACAGGACAATATCTCCGAGTTCGCGTTTGCCGGCTATACGATCTTCCTCGACTATCCGGGCTTGATGATTGGCGACGGTCCCTTCAATCCTTACCAGTCTGTCGACCTCGCGGGCATCACCCAGCGCGGCTACCGCGTGTGGGACGGGTCGCTCTACGCGCAGGACGATTTCAAAGTTACCCAGAGACTCACCCTCAATCTGGGCTTCCGCTATGAGCGACTCGGTGATGTCGGAGAGAACGCGGGCAGAAATGCCAACGTGAATCCTTCGCTGGTGAATCCGAATCCAGGAGCCGCTGGAAGTCTCGAAGGCATCATTGTTGCCAGCAACTTTTCGGGGCAGATTCCCGACGGAGTCACTCGCGCCAGCAACGATCTCGCGATCAACGGTGACGGGCAGAACACGTGGAACCCACGCATCGGTTTCGCATGGATGTTGCCCGGCTCAGATCGCTTCGTTTTACGCGGTGGTTACGGCCTTTACCGCCAGCGAATTACCGGCCAACCCTACTTCCAGCTCGAGACCAACCAGCCGTGGGGACAGTATCGAGCTGCCGTAGGGACTGCAGGCTTCGCCAATCCGTTCGGCCCCGATCCCGGAGCATTCCCGCAGTTCTTCCCGTACTCAGCTCCCGTGGAATACCTTCCCGGACAATTTGCTGCCACTACCACGCTCTCTCCGTTTGCCTTGGCGCAGAACCTCCGCCCGCCGCTGTTCCAGCAATACGGACTGAATTTGCAGGCGCAGATCACCAAGTCAACGGTGGTACAGGTGGGCTACGCCGGCTCGCACGGCACGCACATGCTCCTCTACAACAACCTGAACCAGGCATCGGCGGCGAGTGCCGACAATCCGGTGCGCGGTCAGACCGACACTACCTTAGGCAACTTCTACGCCCGGATTCCCTATGAAGGCTTCGGTGCCCTCTACTACGACCAGAGCACCGGCTACTCGTGGTACAACGCGCTGCAGGTCAGCGTGGAACATCGATTGAGCCACGGATTGCAGTTCCTGGCCTCATATACCTATGCCAAAGACCTCACCAGCGTGTGGGGCGCCACGACCGGCGCGAACGGCGGAACACAGGTTGGCGATAACTTCAACCCGAACCGCGACCACGGTCCGGACATCTTTATTCGTCCCCACCGTTTTGTGCTCTCGTACGTTTACGAAATTCCCGGGTTCCACGACCATGGCTGGGCGAGCGCGCTGCTGTCAGACTGGAAAGTTGCCGGCGTGACGACGCTTCAATCCGGACATCTCCTGCCGGCGCTCGACGTGAATCCAACGAACGTCTACACCCAGGGTTATAACTACGACTTCGCGACCATGACACCCGGGTGTTCGCTGAGCAAAGGCGGTTCTGTTACTGGTCGCCTGAACGGATGGATCGACACAACCTGCTTCACTTCCGCTCCTCCCGCATCGGCGGATGGCGGCACGGGTTTCGGAAACACTTCGCTGGGACTGTTCAAGGGCCCGGCGCAAGCGAGCTCGGACCTCTCGTTGATCAAGGTCTTCCCAGTACGTCGGTTGAGTGAAGCTGCCAATTTCGAGTTCCGCGCGGAAGCCTTCAACGTTTTCAACCAGGTCAATTTCGCCGATCCCGATAACGTCTTCACCGATGGTCCAAGTTTTGGAACCATCACGAAGACGCTGTCCAACCCGCGCATTCTGCAGTTGGCGCTGAAGTTCTCTTTCTAA
- a CDS encoding MurR/RpiR family transcriptional regulator — protein sequence MQMRDGKAPAKGKWRLMSQAERIAQLSPRRREIVRPAFEDPRRFVLLSVRDMADKLGTDPATMVRIAQNLGFESYKEFQHYLHELSVVRATSLDTLEASASTDSDVVSVMRACLDQELKNIRALYNGLDLEKLGTAARRMWRARRILVVGGDAATSLVSYTEYHFNVIGLPAYAATSPGVAVHAVRSLGKSDVLLAISFRRGLRMTIEAIQQARNAGAYCIGITDTYISPVARFADEFFLAGIDSNSFGVSYSAPMCLLNVFLVAIAQAQRAKTLEVMTKVAEEQSHGSRFYQE from the coding sequence ATGCAGATGCGAGATGGGAAGGCACCGGCAAAAGGCAAGTGGCGGTTAATGAGCCAGGCGGAGCGGATTGCTCAATTGAGCCCGCGCCGCCGCGAGATTGTGCGCCCCGCGTTCGAAGACCCGCGGCGGTTCGTTTTGCTCAGCGTCCGCGACATGGCGGACAAGCTCGGGACGGATCCAGCGACGATGGTGCGCATCGCGCAGAACCTTGGATTCGAGAGCTACAAAGAGTTTCAGCACTACTTGCATGAGTTGTCGGTGGTGAGGGCGACCTCGCTGGACACGCTGGAGGCGAGCGCGTCGACGGATTCCGATGTGGTCTCGGTGATGCGGGCCTGCCTCGACCAGGAACTCAAAAACATTCGAGCGCTCTACAACGGACTCGACCTGGAGAAGCTCGGAACTGCGGCACGCAGGATGTGGCGAGCGCGACGAATCCTGGTGGTTGGCGGTGATGCGGCGACTTCCCTCGTCTCGTACACGGAATATCACTTCAACGTGATCGGGCTGCCTGCCTATGCGGCTACCTCGCCGGGCGTTGCAGTACACGCCGTGCGCAGCCTCGGCAAGAGTGATGTGCTGCTCGCGATCAGCTTCCGGCGCGGCCTCAGGATGACGATTGAGGCGATCCAGCAGGCGCGCAATGCGGGGGCCTACTGCATCGGGATTACCGATACCTACATCTCGCCGGTTGCAAGGTTTGCGGATGAGTTCTTCCTTGCCGGCATCGATTCGAATTCCTTCGGTGTCTCCTACTCCGCGCCAATGTGCCTGCTGAATGTGTTCCTGGTGGCGATTGCACAAGCGCAGCGGGCCAAAACTCTGGAAGTGATGACCAAGGTCGCAGAAGAGCAGTCGCACGGATCGCGCTTCTACCAGGAATAA